TCCCTACAGCCGTCGGCGCCCCTTCTGATCCCCAACCCTCCACCACCCCGCTCAAAACCAACCGGGGCCCCGCTCGAAACCCACTCACCTCTCCCCCGCGCGCACCTCGCCGGACTCCCGCCGAACTCGTCTGAAGCATTTGCGCCGGTCCACCGCGTCTGTGAGGTGTAGGCCAACGGAAAGGCGCCGAGGGGTGGGAATGAGAAGGTCCCGGACATCGTCCCGGACAGATGAGTTCATGGAGTTCGCCACCGGACGCGCCGGGCATCTGCACCGCTCCGCGTGCCTGCTCACCAGCGGGGACACTCACCTCGCCGAGGATCTGGTGCAGGAGACGCTCAGCCGGATGTACACCCTGTGGGGTCGCATGTCCCGGATCGACAACCCTGCGGCGTACGCCCAGACCGTTCTCGTCCGTACCTTCCTGACACACCGTCGGCGGTATTCCGCGGCCGAGCGCCCGCTGGCGGACCTGCCGGACGCCCCGGTGCCCTGGAACACGGACGACCCGGCTCTGCGGCTCGCGCTGCTCGAGGCGCTGCGGGAACTGCCGCCCAAGGACCGGGCGGTGGTGGTGCTGCGGTACTGGGAGGACCGCAGCGTGGAGGAGACGGCCGACGCGATGAACGTGAGCTCCGCGGCCGTACGCACCCGCTCGACCCGGGCGTTGGCGAAACTCCGCGAACGGCTCGGGGGCAGTCTCGCCGAGCTGATCACCCCGGCCTGATCACCCCGGCCTGACCTCCTGCCGTTCGTTTCCCCACTGCTGTGAAGAGCCGGGTCGACGAGGGCCCGTCCCGTTCATCGCTCCGCACTCCCGTCCGCACCAACACAGGAACTGGTGG
The sequence above is a segment of the Streptomyces asoensis genome. Coding sequences within it:
- a CDS encoding SigE family RNA polymerase sigma factor, giving the protein MRRSRTSSRTDEFMEFATGRAGHLHRSACLLTSGDTHLAEDLVQETLSRMYTLWGRMSRIDNPAAYAQTVLVRTFLTHRRRYSAAERPLADLPDAPVPWNTDDPALRLALLEALRELPPKDRAVVVLRYWEDRSVEETADAMNVSSAAVRTRSTRALAKLRERLGGSLAELITPA